The Daucus carota subsp. sativus chromosome 2, DH1 v3.0, whole genome shotgun sequence genome includes a window with the following:
- the LOC108209071 gene encoding transketolase, chloroplastic produces the protein MAASSSLTLSQAILSRSIPRHNPTCSSPQQQNPSSSLSSLPIFSLKSAPRRRNYRPAVVRAAAVETLEKTEIELVEKSVNTIRFLAIDAVEKANSGHPGLPMGCAPMGHILYDEVMRYNPKNPYWFNRDRFVLSAGHGCMLQYALLHLAGYDSVLEEDLKQFRQWGSKTPGHPENFETPGVEVTTGPLGQGIANAVGLALAEKHLAARFNKPDSEIVDHYTYCIVGDGCQMEGISNEACSLAGHWGLGKLIAFYDDNHISIDGDTEIAFTESVDTRFEGLGWHIIWVKNGNTGYDEIRAAIKEAKAVTDKPTLIKVTTTIGFGSPNKANSYSVHGAALGASEVDATRKNLGWPYEPFHVPEDVKKHWSRHTPDGAALEAEWNTKFAEYEKKYAEDAAELKSIITGVQPAGWEKSLPTYTPEVPADATRNLSQACLNALAPAVPGLIGGSADLASSNMTLLKMFGDFQKGTPEERNVRFGVREHGMGAICNGIALHSPGFVPYCATFFVFTDYMRGAMRISALSEAGVIYVMTHDSIGLGEDGPTHQPIEHLASFRAMPNMLMFRPADGNETAGAYKVAVINRKRPSILALSRQKLPNLPGTSIEGVEKGGYTISDNSTGNKPDVILIGTGSELEIVAKAADELRKEGKAVRAVSFVSWELFDEQSAEYKESVLPAAVTARVSIEAASTFGWAKIVGSAGKAIGIDGFGASAPAGKIYKEYGITVEAVVAAAKELC, from the exons ATGGCAGCTTCTTCTTCACTCACTCTCTCCCAAGCCATTCTCTCTCGCTCGATTCCTCGTCACAACCCCACTTGCTCTTCACCTCAGCAGCAAAATCCATCTTCATCTCTCTCGTCTCTCCCGATTTTCTCGCTGAAGTCGGCGCCTCGCCGGAGGAATTACCGTCCGGCGGTGGTAAGGGCGGCGGCGGTAGAGACGTTGGAGAAGACGGAGATAGAGCTGGTGGAGAAGAGTGTGAATACGATTAGATTCTTGGCTATTGATGCAGTTGAGAAGGCTAATTCGGGTCATCCGGGTTTGCCCATGGGTTGTGCTCCAATGGGGCATATTTTGTATGATGAAGTGATGAGGTATAACCCCAAGAATCCTTATTGGTTTAATAGGGATAGGTTTGTTTTGTCTGCTGGACATGGGTGTATGTTGCAGTATGCTCTTCTTCACTTGGCTGGTTATGACAGTGTTCTG GAAGAAGATCTGAAGCAGTTCCGTCAGTGGGGAAGCAAAACTCCAGGACACCCCGAAAACTTTGAGACCCCTGGCGTTGAAGTCACAACTG GTCCTCTTGGGCAGGGTATTGCCAATGCTGTTGGTCTTGCCCTTGCAGAGAAGCACTTAGCTGCTCGTTTTAACAAGCCAGATAGTGAGATTGTTGATCACTACAC GTATTGTATAGTTGGGGATGGATGCCAAATGGAGGGTATTTCTAATGAAGCATGCTCCCTTGCTGGACATTGGGGACTAGGAAAACTGATTGCTTTCTATGACGACAACCATATCTCAATTGATGGGGACACAGAGATTGCCTTCACCGAGAGTGTAGATACCCGTTTTGAGGGTCTTGGGTGGCACATTATTTGGGTGAAAAATGGAAATACCGGTTATGATGAAATTCGTGCTGCCATAAAGGAAGCAAAGGCTGTTACTGACAAGCCTACTTTGATCAAG GTGACCACAACAATTGGTTTTGGCTCACCTAACAAAGCAAACTCATACAGTGTACATGGAGCTGCCCTGGGAGCCTCAGAAGTTGATGCCACAAGGAAGAACCTTGGATGGCCATACGAGCCATTCCATGTACCAGAGGATGTCAAAAA ACATTGGAGCCGCCATACCCCTGATGGTGCTGCATTGGAAGCTGAGTGGAATACAAAGTTTGCCGAGTATGAAAAGAAGTATGCAGAGGACGCTGCTGAATTGAAGTCCATCATCACCGGTGTACAACCTGCTGGTTGGGAAAAATCTCTGCCA ACATACACTCCTGAGGTCCCTGCCGATGCCACCAGAAATCTCTCTCAGGCATGTCTAAATGCCCTTGCACCAGCAGTTCCTGGCCTAATCGGTGGTAGTGCTGAtcttgcttcctccaacatgacACTACTGAAAATGTTTGGGGACTTCCAAAAGGGTACTCCAGAAGAACGTAACGTCAGATTTGGTGTTCGTGAGCATGGTATGGGAGCTATCTGCAATGGAATTGCTCTTCACAGTCCTGGTTTTGTTCCATACTGTGCAACTTTCTTTGTGTTCACGGATTACATGAGAGGGGCCATGAGGATTTCTGCCTTGAGTGAAGCTGGAGTTATATATGTCATGACCCACGACTCAATTGGACTGGGAGAAGATGGACCAACTCATCAGCCTATTGAGCACTTGGCTAGTTTCAGGGCAATGCCCAACATGTTGATGTTTCGACCAGCTGACGGCAACGAAACTGCTGGAGCATACAAGGTTGCTGTCATCAACAGGAAAAGACCATCAATTCTTGCCCTCTCCAGGCAAAAGCTGCCAAACCTTCCTGGAACTTCTATTGAAGGAGTAGAAAAAGGAGGATATACAATATCAGACAATTCAACCGGCAACAAACCTGATGTGATCTTGATTGGAACTGGTTCTGAATTGGAGATTGTGGCCAAAGCTGCTGATGAACTCAGAAAGGAAGGGAAAGCAGTTAGAGCTGTCTCCTTTGTTTCTTGGGAGCTATTCGATGAACAGTCTGCTGAGTACAAGGAAAGCGTTCTACCAGCAGCTGTAACAGCAAGGGTTAGCATTGAAGCTGCATCAACATTTGGGTGGGCAAAGATAGTCGGAAGTGCAGGAAAGGCCATCGGGATTGACGGGTTTGGAGCCAGTGCTCCAGCTGGAAAAATATACAAGGAATACGGCATTACAGTCGAGGCAGTTGTTGCTGCAGCTAAGGAACTTTGCTAG
- the LOC108209593 gene encoding arginase 1, mitochondrial, which produces MANIGKRAIHYLHKLSAANIPTDLIEKGQNRVIDASLTLIRERAKLKGELVRALGGAVASSSLLGIPLGHNSSFLQGPAFAPPRIREAIWDGSTNSTTEEGKELEDPRVLTDVGDVPVQELRDCGVNDDKLMHIISESVKLVMEEEPLRPLVLGGDHSISYPVVRAVSEKLGGPVDILHLDAHPDIYHAFEGNKYSHASSFARIMEGGYARRLLQVGIRSITSEGREQGKKFGVEQYEMRTFSKDRSFLENLKLGEGVKGVYISVDVDCLDPAFAPGVSHIEPGGLSFRDVLNILHNLQADVVGADVVEFNPQRDTVDGMTAMVAAKLVRELTAKISK; this is translated from the exons ATGGCGAACATTGGAAAGAGGGCAATTCATTATTTGCATAAACTAAGTGCCGCAAACATCCCAACTGATCTAATTGAGAAAGGCCAAAACCGTGTTATAGATGCATCCCTTACTTTAATTCGAGAGAGAGCAAAACTTAAG GGCGAACTTGTTCGGGCTTTAGGCGGCGCTGTAGCATCTTCATCTCTTCTTGGGATTCCTCTGGGACACAACTCATCATTTCTCCAAGGGCCAGCTTTTGCTCCTCCGCGTATAAGGGAGGCCATATGGGATGGAAGCACAAATTCCACGACTGAAGAAG GAAAAGAACTAGAAGATCCTCGAGTGTTAACAGATGTCGGGGATGTTCCTGTACAAGAGCTACGAGATTGTGGTGTAAATGATGACAAATTGATGCATATTATAAGCGAGTCTGTAAAGCTGGTTATGGAAGAA GAACCGCTGCGGCCTTTGGTTCTAGGGGGTGATCACTCTATATCATATCCTGTTGTAAGAGCTGTATCTGAAAAGCTTGGAGGGCCTGTGGATATTCTTCACCTTGATGCTCATCCTGATATTTATCACGCCTTTGAAGGAAACAAGTACTCTCACGCATCTTCCTTTGCACGAATAATGGAGGGAGGCTATGCCAGGAGGCTGTTGCAG GTTGGTATTAGATCAATCACCAGTGAAGGTCGTGAACAAGGGAAAAAGTTTGGCGTGGAACAATACGAAATGCGAACATTTTCAAAAGATCGCAGCTTTCTTGAAAATCTg AAACTCGGTGAAGGTGTAAAGGGTGTGTATATATCAGTGGACGTGGACTGCCTAGATCCTGCATTTGCTCCAGGTGTCTCTCACATAGAGCCGGGAGGTCTCTCCTTCAGAGATGTTCTAAACATACTCCACAACCTCCAAGCTGATGTTGTTGGTGCAGATGTGGTTGAATTTAACCCCCAACGTGACACAGTTGATGGTATGACTGCAATGGTTGCTGCGAAGTTGGTGAGAGAATTGActgcaaaaatatcaaaatga